A portion of the Bacillota bacterium genome contains these proteins:
- a CDS encoding putative ABC transporter permease: MNQNLTNLILFFSFYSLLGWIIETLFKSVHAKRFVNSGFLSGPFCPVYGFGALLVIQSWEMVNRTISLVDPATRMVISVILAIMGTSVLEYLTGSYWKSFLTANGGITAKNGLIFKGESVLNILYVGGCWPI, translated from the coding sequence TTGAATCAAAACCTGACCAACCTGATATTGTTTTTTTCGTTTTACTCCTTGCTGGGATGGATTATTGAAACGTTATTCAAAAGTGTGCACGCAAAAAGATTCGTGAATAGCGGGTTTCTGTCCGGGCCCTTCTGCCCTGTGTATGGTTTTGGTGCCCTGCTGGTAATTCAGTCATGGGAAATGGTGAATCGTACCATATCATTAGTCGATCCGGCAACACGAATGGTTATTAGCGTAATACTGGCTATTATGGGTACCAGCGTGCTGGAGTATTTGACTGGAAGTTACTGGAAAAGCTTTTTAACCGCAAATGGTGGGATTACAGCGAAGAACGGTTTAATATTCAAGGGAGAATCTGTCTTAAATATTCTGTATGTTGGGGGATGTTGGCCTATTTAA